One region of Mycteria americana isolate JAX WOST 10 ecotype Jacksonville Zoo and Gardens chromosome 17, USCA_MyAme_1.0, whole genome shotgun sequence genomic DNA includes:
- the ZBTB6 gene encoding zinc finger and BTB domain-containing protein 6: MAADSEVLHFQFEQQGDAVLQKMNLLRQQNLFCDVSIYINDTEFQGHKVIFAACSTFMRDQFLLNQSKQVRITILQSAEVGRKLLLSCYTGALEVKKKELLKYLTAASYLQMVHIVEKCTEALSKYLEIDASMENGNQAAERCHSSDAELRNGDDVLDKDCEIIEISEDSPVNAEYPVKQEKEDISRPAVQSLISERKDTQTPEISTVEIGYKDDEICIFRMDSMSVANVESDHFPQPCTSSKTNLYFPETQHSLINSTVESRNTEMSGNHFQAFVSDNPEGNSGLMNGFQSLEDSGNSWRHQCPKCPRGFLHLENYLRHLKMHKLFLCLQCGKTFTQKKNLNRHIRGHMGIRPFQCMVCLKTFTAKSTLQDHLNIHSGDRPYKCHCCDMDFKHKSALKKHLTSVHGRSSSEKPNLNTVTKVKIDYD; encoded by the coding sequence ATGGCGGCGGACTCGGAGGTGCTGCACTTCCAGTTCGAGCAGCAAGGGGATGCCGTGCTGCAGAAGATGAACCTCCTGCGGCAGCAGAACCTCTTCTGCGACGTCTCCATTTACATCAACGACACCGAGTTCCAGGGGCACAAGGTGATCTTCGCCGCCTGCTCCACCTTCATGAGGGATCAGTTTCTGCTCAATCAGTCGAAACAGGTACGGATCACCATCCTGCAGAGCGCCGAGGTGggcagaaagctgctgctgtcctgtTACACGGGGGCTCTGGAAGTCAAAAAGAAGGAGCTGCTGAAATACCTCACCGCCGCCAGTTACCTCCAGATGGTTCACATCGTGGAGAAGTGTACCGAAGCTTTGTCGAAATACTTGGAAATCGACGCTTCCATGGAGAACGGTAACCAGGCTGCAGAGAGGTGTCATTCCTCCGACGCTGAACTGAGAAACGGGGATGACGTTTTAGATAAAGATTGTGAAATAATTGAGATCTCTGAGGACAGCCCAGTGAATGCAGAATACCCTgtgaaacaggagaaggaggacaTCTCACGGCCTGCAGTGCAGAGCTTGATCTCTGAGAGAAAGGACACACAAACCCCAGAAATATCAACAGTTGAAATTGGATATAAGGACGATGAAATCTGTATCTTCAGAATGGATTCTATGAGCGTAGCGAATGTAGAAAGTGACCATTTTCCTCAGCCTTGCACATCCTCTAAAACAAACTTATATTTTCCAGAAACCCAGCACTCCTTGATAAATTCTacagtggaaagcagaaatacagaaatgtctGGAAATCACTTTCAGGCTTTTGTCAGTGACAATCCAGAAGGAAATTCTGGCCTGATGAATGGGTTCCAGAGCCTGGAGGATTCTGGCAACTCATGGCGGCACCAATGTCCGAAGTGTCCGAGGGGATTTCTGCATCTTGAGAACTATCTCAGACATCTAAAAATGCACAAACTCTTCTTGTGTTTGCAGTGTGGGAAAACATTTACGCAAAAAAAGAATCTCAACAGACACATCCGGGGGCACATGGGCATCCGCCCCTTCCAGTGCATGGTGTGCTTGAAGACCTTCACCGCTAAAAGTACGCTGCAGGATCACCTGAATATACACAGCGGTGACAGGCCCTACAAGTGTCATTGTTGCGACATGGACTTTAAACACAAGTCTGCTCttaaaaagcatttaacttcTGTTCATGGAAGGAGTAGCAGCGAAAAACCAAACCTGAACACTGTTACGAAAGTTAAAATAGACTACGATTAA